Below is a genomic region from Deltaproteobacteria bacterium.
TCATATTTATCGCCGACGAGGGGTAGTGTGATTGAAGTCAACCTTACTTGGAATGAAAGAGTTATTCAGAGTTATCATTTTAAGCATAAAGGAATAGTTAAGGTCGGGCCAGAACAGGAAAAGCAGATTAATATCCCATCAAGTTCGTTACCCTTAAATTGGCCACTTCTTGAAATTTCAACAACCTTGAAAGTTTTTTTACCAGTGGGTTCGGAAGTTGAGCTTCTTAATTTAAAAACCTCATTGACTGAGGAAACTTTATTTTCCATGGGAAAAGCCAGTAAAATGTCACAAGGCTTTCAGGTGAGATTAGATCAGGGGGATTTGCTCTTTGTAAACTTACCGGATAAAAATCTGGGGCTTTGCATTCGTTTTGTTGAGAATACGGGCGTTGTGCCGTTTGCCCCGTTGTTGTTATCGAGTTCTGAAATTGGTAGCATTGCATTGTCAGTTTTGATGTCCTTGATGTTAGCATTTTATGTTTCAACGATGACTTCAAAAACTCAACCTAATCCAACAGAAATAAAAACAACTTACACTGCAGAAGTTTTATTCAATGAAAAACCAAAACAACCTAAACCTCCCGAGCCGCCAACTCCTCCAGAGTTGCCAAAAATAAAACCTCCCGAGCCCGAGATCGTAAAGGTGAAAGCCTCCGATGCAAATCGTGAAGCTTCGGTAAAAGGAAAGATTCCTTCTCAAAATAAAGCGGTATCAAATCAAGTTGCCAAAAAAGCTGTTGAAGTGGCGCCTATTGCCAATTCACAAAATAAGCTCAAAAAATTTACATCATTACGTCAAGGTGGAGCTGTTAAAATTGGATCTCAAGCTGGAGCCAATGCACAAAGTGATAAAAAAGATGTCAGTAAAATTGGTTTATTTAGTGCATTCGGTTCGGGGGGAGTAAGATCTAAAATGGATCAGGCCTATCAGGGAGCTGGAGATATTTTAGGGAGCGCAGATAAAGCCAGTGGATCAACAGGATTTGGTGAAGACCGTCCAGGTGAAGATTTAGGATCAAAATTTAAAGACACGGGCCGTGGAGGAAAAGGGACAGCTACCGAAGGCATTTCGGGAATTGGGACAAAAGGCCGAGCTGGAGGAACCAGTAGTTATGGGTCCATTGATGGTTTCGGAGATAAAACAACAGTTGCTATTCAAGCTGGTGGAAGTGAGGAGAGTTTTGAGGGTTCCATTGATAAAGATGCTGTAAGAAGAAGAATCACTTATAATTTAAATTTAATAAGAGGTTGTTACAATCAAGAGCTGAATAGGTTAGATAAATCAGGACGAAAATCTTTAGAAGGAAAGGTTGTCTTAAAGTGGGAGATAGTAAATAATGGAGTAGCTAAAAATGTGAGAGTTTCAAGCTCGACACTTAACAATCGGGAAATTGAAAAGTGTATCGCAGAAAGGCTTGCAACTATTGTTTTTCCTGATCCGCCAAAGGATACGACGGCAGAGGTTATGTATCCATTTGTTTTTAGAAATGATAAATAAAGTTATTTAATTAAGGAGGACTAAAGTGAACCCAATACAACAATGTGATCCGAATAGTTTTATCGCCAGAGCTTTCTGTGAGGGTGGATGGGTCATGTATATCATTGCTATTTTTGCCATATTAACGGTTATTCTTGTTATTGAAAGGATGATGAAGCTGAATTCTTTACTTGTTAATAAACGGGATTTTACGGACAGCATTTTTAGGATGGTTGTTAATGGCGACATTCGACAAGCTATTTCACATTGTGATTCAAGGCCGTCTCCCTTAACGAACACAGTCAAGGCAGGGTTAGTGCAAGCATTAAATAAAAGACCTGATGAGGAAATTCAAGTCGCTATGGACGCTTCGGTTCTGAGAGAAATGCCTAAGATAGAAGGTATGACATCCTTTTTAGCTGTATTTGGAAATGTGGCGGTGTTAGCTGGGTTATTGGGTACAATCATGGGAATGATTGGATCTTTTAGAGCTGTTTCTGAGGCAGATAACGCGACAAAAGCTCAGCTTCTTTCTCAAGGAATTTCCCATGCTCTGAATTGCACCGCTTTCGGTCTTTTAGTTGCTATTGTGGCAATCGTTTCTTACGGAGTGTTTCAACATCAAATTCAAAAAACAGAAAATGAAGTTGTAGAGACGAGCATGTCATTACTCAATTTAGTAGTTGCCAACAGAGACAAGATAAAGGATTAGCATGTCACATATTGATTCAGGAGGAGCAAGGGGAAGGCCTGTCAGTGTTGAACTTAACTTAGTTCCTTTTATTGATTTGATGAGTGTTCTTATTACATTCCTGTTGATCACAGCGGTGTGGACTCAGGTATCAATGATTCAGATAGGGAGCTCTCTCTATGCTAAAAAAGATGAGAGTGCAAGCTCACCTAAACCTCCTCCCAATGCTGACATCGCTTTAAAAGTCGACGTGAAAAATGATGGCTATGTTTTAACCGTAGGCACTCAAGTCATTTCCATTCCAAAGGTGGCGGCTTCTTATGACAATTCCAGCTTAGTTGCTCAGCTACAACGGTTCAAACAACTTTATCCGGATAAAATTGACGGAATCGTGAGCATGAGTGATCAGGTTCCTTATGAACAGTTAATAATCATTATGGATTATTTTTTAGTTGCCGGGTTTCCTAATATTTCTATAGCTACAGGGGGGCCTTACTAATGCCGATTCGACGACCAGGAGAAAGATATAGATATCATCGAATACTTAATCGAAAAAAAGGCAAAAGATCTTTAACGGCCATTCTCTCTTTGACGGCCATGGTAGACATGTTTACGGTGTTAGCTATTTTTCTTTTGCAAAACTACAATGTTAAGGATTTTATTGTTTATACCCCTAAAGAAGTTATTTTACCAAAGGCTCAATCAACAAAGGAATTAAAACCTGCCTTTGTAATTACGATATCAAAAAAAGAAATTCTATTGGATAAAACGGCGGTAGCCTCTTTTGCTGAAGTTCAATCTCAGCAAGATTGGTTAATTAAATCATTATATGATCAATTACAGCAAGGATTGATAAGATCAAAGCAAGAATTTTTAGGTAAGCTGCAAAATAAAATTAAAACAGCGGTTGAAGATGCGCGAGGAGAAAAAGACGAAGATCCATTTGCATGGAAAAAAATTACGATTCAATCAGATAAAGATATTGATTTTCTGACTGTTAAAAAAATTATGTACACTGTCACTGAGGCCGGAGCTGGTGAAATTAATTTTGCTGTTATTAAAAAAACTGATAAAGAAATTGCAAAATAAGCAAAATCAATCATTATCAATCTCATGCGGAATTTAAAAAGAACCATATTTTTATTCTTATTATTTTTAATTATTCTTGAAGTTATTTTTATTTTTCCAAAACAATTAGAGACAGCAAATAATATTGTAGACTCGAATCCTTTAACTCAAGAAAAAGCAGAGCAAAAAATGGATGGAGTTCATCTTGTTGAATCTCAAAAGGGCAATCGGGATTGGGAGCTTTTTGCGGAAAATGCCAGAGGTTATCAGGGAGAAGGTGATTGGTTTTTAAAAAAAGTGAAGGTTCAATTTTATAATAAAGATAAAATTGATTTTATCGTTACTGGTGATGAGGGTGAAATTGATGGAATAACCAGAAACATGAAAGTGAAAGGAAATGTCGTTATTACATCCAGCAATGGATATCTATTTTATACCGCGGAGTTATTTTATAATTCTATTTTAAGAAAAATAATCTCTCCAGGAGAGATTAAAATGGTGGGGCCCGGAGATGAGCAAGGGGAAGGGCTCGTATTAAATGGAAGAAATATGCATGTTTTGATTGATATATCGGAGATGAAAATATTTAAAGATGTACAATCTTCTAAAAAACTAAAGAATATGAATAATTTAAATATTCAAAGTGAGTCGGCACTTTTTAGCAGTCAAAATAAAGAAGTTCATTTTCAGAATAATGTTATTCTTATCTACAATGATATGATCATTCGTGGGCCTGATTGTTATTTTAATTATTCTCATAATATGAAAACTTTGGAGTATATTCGAGTCAAAGGTGGTGTCGAAGTTAAAGACAAGAAACGCAGGGCGATCAGTGAGGAGCTGGAAGTTAACTTGCAGAGCAATATACTTAAATTCAATGGGAATCCAAAAATCTATCAAGATGAAGATGAAATTAGTGGAGATGAAATTTTATTTTTTGATGGTGGAAAAAAAATAAAAATTCAAAAAGTAAAGGCTTCAAGCCAGATTTGACATTAGCAGAATAGCTATCTATATTGATAGAATATGAGTCTGCTAAGAATCGAAAATATTTCTAAAACCTATAAAAAAAGAAAAGTTGTAGATGGAGTATCCTTTAAGATTGAGTCTGGTCAAGTTATTGGATTGTTAGGACCTAATGGCGCTGGGAAAACTACTTCTTTTTATATGGTTGTGGGAATAATTAGTCCAGATCAGGGTGAAATTATTTTAGATGATTTAGTCATTACCAAAGATCCAATGTATAAAAGAGCTAGAGTTGGATTGAGTTACTTGGCGCAAGAGCCAAGCATATTCAGAAAACTAACTGTTGAAGAAAATTTAATGGTAGCTTTGGAAGCCCAAGGTCTAAATCAGACAGAGCAAAATGAGAAACTTGAAAATCTATTAAATAATTTCAGAGTTCAACATATTAGGTCTAGTTTAGGGTTTTCCTTATCTGGAGGCGAAAGGCGAAGAGTAGAAATCGCAAGAGCTTTGGCTGGCAGTCCTAAATTTATTCTACTCGACGAGCCTTTTGCTGGGATTGATCCGATTGCAGTCAATGATATACAAAATATAATTCGTGAATTAAAATCTCAAGGAATTGGGGTCCTGATTACTGATCATAATGTGCGAGAAACCTTGGGGATTTGTGATTTTGCTTATATACTTAAAGACGGAAGAATTCAGGTTTGTGGTTCTGCTGATGAAATTACGAATAGTGAAATAGCAAGAAAATTTTATCTTGGAGAGAATTTTAAGCTTTAAGGAGAAGTTAATGGCTTTAAGACAGACAATGAGCCTTGGTCAAAATTTAGTTATTACACCTCAATTGCAGCAGGCAATTAAGCTTTTACAAATGTCACGTCTGGAGTTAGAAAGTAATGTTAGATCAGAGTTAGAAGAAAATCCCATCTTAGAAGAAGCAGAAATTTTAAAAGAAGAAGATTTAAAGCTTACCAAAGAAATAGCTGAAAATATTGAGTCCAGAGAAGTTGAAGTAAATGAAAATGCTACTCAGGATCCACAAAAACAAGATGAATTCGAATGGGAAAGTTATTTTGAGCAGAATCAAAAGGCACCTCAATCAGGGATGAGTGGCAGCGAAGAAATAATGAACTACGAAAATGTGATTACGGCCCATGAGACATTGCATGAGTACTTGATGTGGCAAGTTCAAATGAATGGTTTTAGTGATTTTGAAGAAAAAACAGCTGAAGTACTTATTAGTTATATTGATGATGATGGTTATTTAAAAACCCCTCTAGAACAAATTGCCAAAGAAGAAAATATTCCGATTGAGGATATTGAAGATACCTTGCCCCTTATTCACGAATTTGACCCTCCAGGTGTTGGAGCAAGGGACCTGAAGGAATGCATGTTAATTCAGGCAAAACATTTAGAAGAAGATACTCAAGATCTGGTATTTCTGATTAGTCATCATTTAAAGGATTTAGAAAAGAAAAATTATGATGGAATTGCGAAAGCTTTGAATAAAGACGTCCAGGAAGTGATTGAAATTTGCAAAATTATATACTCGATGGAGCCAAAGCCAGGGAGAGCCTTTTCGCCGCAAGATACTCATTATGTTTCTCCGGATGTCTATGTATATAAAGTAGGTGATGACTACATAGTATCTTTAAACGAAGATGGACTGCCTAGGTTAAAGATATCTAATTTCTATAGAAATATGTTGAAAGAAGGAAGTAGCAAAAAAGATCATGATTATATTCAAGAAAAGCTAAAGTCAGCTGTCTGGTTAATAAAATCGATTCATCAAAGACAAAGAACTATATTTAAAGTGGCAGATAGTATTGTAAAGCACCAAAAAGAATTTTTTGATAAAGGGGCTGGGCATTTGAAGCCAATGATTTTAAGAGACATTGCTAATGATATAGGAATGCATGAATCCACGGTCAGTCGTGTGACAACAGCTAAATACATGCATACACCTCAAGGTATTTACGAGTTAAAATATTTTTTTAGTTCAGGAATTAGTAGTTCAACGGGTGGAGATGCTGTAGCCAGTGAATCAGTCAAATTAAAAATAAGGGATTTAGTATCCAAAGAAGATCCCAAGTCACCTTTATCTGATCAAAAATTGGCACAACTTCTTTCCAAAGATGGAGTACAGATTGCCAGAAGAACCGTTGCAAAATATAGAGAAATTTTGAAATTGTTGCCATCAAGTCAAAGAAAAAAATATTATTAGTAAAGGGCTTGGGACAAGTGTCTAGTATTATTTTAAAAGCTAAAATAATTTATTAAAATCAGTAAAAATAGTTAAAAATGAAGTTATGAAATTAAATAAAAAAACCATTTTCATATTATTGTCTATTTTTTTATTCGCTAGTGAAAGCTTTTGCCAGACAAAAAGCGTTGAGGGAAGTAAAAAATCTACGTTAGATCGTTCTTTGGAGCCAACAGTTTCAGATGAAATATCATCCTTGTTTGAAAATGTAGTTGCAGTTCAAAGAAAGGCGAAAGTAAAATCTGGAAAATTTTTGTTTGCTCCCTATTTGTCTTTTGATTTTTCGGATTCACCGCAAACGATGTATGCCTTTAATTTCAATATGGGATATGCTATCGGCGAGTTTTTTGAGATTTATTTAAATTATGTTCCCTCCTATGTAAATAATGAAAGAAGTATTTCGAAAAAAGTTCGTGAATTGCGACCTTATCCTGATGATGGCACGACTCCTTACATAGATGTCGAAAAAGTAAAGAACTCTTTCGGGCTTGAGTTAAATTGGGTTCCCATTTATGGGAAAGATTCTTGGGGTCCCTATGGAATTATTCGTTCTGATACCTATTTAAATGTGGGCTTCAGTCGAATTAACTATACGACTAATTCTGGTTATAAAACGAAGTTAGCTATGGGGAAAACATGGTTTATATCAGATTATTGGAATCTAAGGTTGCAAGCGGGCGGATCATTTTTAGAAACTTTTTCTAAAGGAAAAAAAGAAATTATTGTGATTGGCTTATTAGAGGGCGGTTTGGTTTACTATTTTTAATTATATTTAAGGAGACTCTATGTTTATCATTAACTCATTGGAAATTTTATTTAAAGAAGGTGGTGCCACTGCTTATTTTATAGTTGGAAGCGGCATTGCACTTGTCATTTTAGCAATTGCAAAAATTAACTACTTGTATGTTCAGCTGCGGCCAGCAGGAGATAGCAATTTAAAAGAAGTGAGCCGTTTGGTTTTGAAAAAAGAATACACAGCTGCTATCCAAGTATGTAATACCGTGAAGAATGTTCCCGAATTCGAAGTTATTAAGTCAGGACTTATGGCCGTTGATGGGGGTAGGGAAGCGATGAAATCTTCATTGGGATCAGCGGTTGTTGATATCATGAAGAATTGCGAAAAAGGGATTCAGTTTTTAGCTTTGATAGCTAGTGTGGCAACTTTGTTAGGATTGCTTGGAACTATTTCAGGGCTAATGAAAACATTTGCGGCATTAAAAGATATTGATCCCGCGAAAAAAGCAGAGCTTTTGGGAACGGGAATTTCAGAGGCCATGACTGCAACTGCAGCAGGACTTGTTGTTGGTATTTCAGCAATGGTGATTCATACTTTATGCACACAAAAAATTGATCAAATTATTGGGCAGGCCAAAAAAACTGGTTTTGATATCATTACCTTAGTAGAGCAAAGCGAAAGAGCATGAGTTTAGAGTTTGCAGAAATCCAAAGAAGACACACGCCTGAGCCAGAATTGGTACCCATTCTGGACGCGTTGACTTGTATCATCTTTTTTTTGATGTACACGACTACCTTTATGGAACTGACAAGCCTAACTCTGCCCCCCTCTGCCGTGAGTGTGGTCAAAGAACAAAATGTTGCTGATGGTAATCCTTTGACGCCAAAAATATTTGTGAACATCGTAAATTCAAATTTAGAAGTCATTTTGAAATGGACGGGAAGCGCTCCTGGGAAAATTAAGAAAACAATTAGTCGGTTTAAGTCTGAAAGATATTCCAAAGACCTTGAAATAGCGATGACTGTACTTATCGAGGAATTTGTCAAAAAATTTCCAAAAGAAAAAACAATTCAATTGGGATTGGCAGAAGGTAGCACCTATCAAGAACTAATCACTATCATGGATGGAATACGAAAGAATATACAGGATATTGTCCTGATGTCACCTGATGATGTGACTCACTTTAATGAGGAGTCAAATGGATCTTGAATCTT
It encodes:
- a CDS encoding MotA/TolQ/ExbB proton channel family protein; protein product: MYIIAIFAILTVILVIERMMKLNSLLVNKRDFTDSIFRMVVNGDIRQAISHCDSRPSPLTNTVKAGLVQALNKRPDEEIQVAMDASVLREMPKIEGMTSFLAVFGNVAVLAGLLGTIMGMIGSFRAVSEADNATKAQLLSQGISHALNCTAFGLLVAIVAIVSYGVFQHQIQKTENEVVETSMSLLNLVVANRDKIKD
- a CDS encoding MotA/TolQ/ExbB proton channel family protein; the encoded protein is MFIINSLEILFKEGGATAYFIVGSGIALVILAIAKINYLYVQLRPAGDSNLKEVSRLVLKKEYTAAIQVCNTVKNVPEFEVIKSGLMAVDGGREAMKSSLGSAVVDIMKNCEKGIQFLALIASVATLLGLLGTISGLMKTFAALKDIDPAKKAELLGTGISEAMTATAAGLVVGISAMVIHTLCTQKIDQIIGQAKKTGFDIITLVEQSERA
- the lptC gene encoding LPS export ABC transporter periplasmic protein LptC, translated to MRNLKRTIFLFLLFLIILEVIFIFPKQLETANNIVDSNPLTQEKAEQKMDGVHLVESQKGNRDWELFAENARGYQGEGDWFLKKVKVQFYNKDKIDFIVTGDEGEIDGITRNMKVKGNVVITSSNGYLFYTAELFYNSILRKIISPGEIKMVGPGDEQGEGLVLNGRNMHVLIDISEMKIFKDVQSSKKLKNMNNLNIQSESALFSSQNKEVHFQNNVILIYNDMIIRGPDCYFNYSHNMKTLEYIRVKGGVEVKDKKRRAISEELEVNLQSNILKFNGNPKIYQDEDEISGDEILFFDGGKKIKIQKVKASSQI
- the rpoN gene encoding RNA polymerase factor sigma-54, whose protein sequence is MALRQTMSLGQNLVITPQLQQAIKLLQMSRLELESNVRSELEENPILEEAEILKEEDLKLTKEIAENIESREVEVNENATQDPQKQDEFEWESYFEQNQKAPQSGMSGSEEIMNYENVITAHETLHEYLMWQVQMNGFSDFEEKTAEVLISYIDDDGYLKTPLEQIAKEENIPIEDIEDTLPLIHEFDPPGVGARDLKECMLIQAKHLEEDTQDLVFLISHHLKDLEKKNYDGIAKALNKDVQEVIEICKIIYSMEPKPGRAFSPQDTHYVSPDVYVYKVGDDYIVSLNEDGLPRLKISNFYRNMLKEGSSKKDHDYIQEKLKSAVWLIKSIHQRQRTIFKVADSIVKHQKEFFDKGAGHLKPMILRDIANDIGMHESTVSRVTTAKYMHTPQGIYELKYFFSSGISSSTGGDAVASESVKLKIRDLVSKEDPKSPLSDQKLAQLLSKDGVQIARRTVAKYREILKLLPSSQRKKYY
- a CDS encoding biopolymer transporter ExbD, yielding MSLEFAEIQRRHTPEPELVPILDALTCIIFFLMYTTTFMELTSLTLPPSAVSVVKEQNVADGNPLTPKIFVNIVNSNLEVILKWTGSAPGKIKKTISRFKSERYSKDLEIAMTVLIEEFVKKFPKEKTIQLGLAEGSTYQELITIMDGIRKNIQDIVLMSPDDVTHFNEESNGS
- the lptB gene encoding LPS export ABC transporter ATP-binding protein encodes the protein MSLLRIENISKTYKKRKVVDGVSFKIESGQVIGLLGPNGAGKTTSFYMVVGIISPDQGEIILDDLVITKDPMYKRARVGLSYLAQEPSIFRKLTVEENLMVALEAQGLNQTEQNEKLENLLNNFRVQHIRSSLGFSLSGGERRRVEIARALAGSPKFILLDEPFAGIDPIAVNDIQNIIRELKSQGIGVLITDHNVRETLGICDFAYILKDGRIQVCGSADEITNSEIARKFYLGENFKL
- a CDS encoding biopolymer transporter ExbD, coding for MPIRRPGERYRYHRILNRKKGKRSLTAILSLTAMVDMFTVLAIFLLQNYNVKDFIVYTPKEVILPKAQSTKELKPAFVITISKKEILLDKTAVASFAEVQSQQDWLIKSLYDQLQQGLIRSKQEFLGKLQNKIKTAVEDARGEKDEDPFAWKKITIQSDKDIDFLTVKKIMYTVTEAGAGEINFAVIKKTDKEIAK
- a CDS encoding FHA domain-containing protein, translated to MKPPVILRVYKNNQLNEVKQFTIDQIVVGSNLEAQLVLSDDSISPIHCLIEKRDSGYYICDLGSQNGTFKNGQAVLDEPIQSGDEIFVGKFKLVFFIGIPKPVGIPKSQETLDSSAVKTEGIDVVKVQDKQPLSKQTSANDNLIKKTKEIKDSKKSNFNQVSKPQIDKLSPVKSTRKKKRVSFAPPGQIHSLKSYLSPTRGSVIEVNLTWNERVIQSYHFKHKGIVKVGPEQEKQINIPSSSLPLNWPLLEISTTLKVFLPVGSEVELLNLKTSLTEETLFSMGKASKMSQGFQVRLDQGDLLFVNLPDKNLGLCIRFVENTGVVPFAPLLLSSSEIGSIALSVLMSLMLAFYVSTMTSKTQPNPTEIKTTYTAEVLFNEKPKQPKPPEPPTPPELPKIKPPEPEIVKVKASDANREASVKGKIPSQNKAVSNQVAKKAVEVAPIANSQNKLKKFTSLRQGGAVKIGSQAGANAQSDKKDVSKIGLFSAFGSGGVRSKMDQAYQGAGDILGSADKASGSTGFGEDRPGEDLGSKFKDTGRGGKGTATEGISGIGTKGRAGGTSSYGSIDGFGDKTTVAIQAGGSEESFEGSIDKDAVRRRITYNLNLIRGCYNQELNRLDKSGRKSLEGKVVLKWEIVNNGVAKNVRVSSSTLNNREIEKCIAERLATIVFPDPPKDTTAEVMYPFVFRNDK
- a CDS encoding biopolymer transporter ExbD; protein product: MSHIDSGGARGRPVSVELNLVPFIDLMSVLITFLLITAVWTQVSMIQIGSSLYAKKDESASSPKPPPNADIALKVDVKNDGYVLTVGTQVISIPKVAASYDNSSLVAQLQRFKQLYPDKIDGIVSMSDQVPYEQLIIIMDYFLVAGFPNISIATGGPY